GATTCGGGTGCTATTTGCTGCTTTTTGCGTGTCCGATTATCTTTGCAAGCATAATGAAGAAGGAATTTATCGGTCGGACAGCCAAGTCGCTGAGTCTGGCCCTCGCCATTTTTTCAGGATGTATATTCGGCAGTGTGTTGCCTGCATGGTCGCAGGAGATTGTGGCGGGCGAACTGGAGCGTTGCTTCTTGGCCATGCCCGAATCCGTCCTGCCGATCGTAACCATGGAGGAGCGGAACGATTTGTGCCGGAGGGCAGGCCATCTCTCCGGCTTTACCCATACGGCATCTCTGGAGTCTTCTCTGGGAGGTACCGTTACGTTTCTCCTCAATCGGAACTTTATCAGGATTCAGACCAGTACCGTCGGAGAGGTGTTTATGCGCATCCTGCCCTTTTCGGATAGCAGCTCCGTCATCTGCGTGGTCACTACCGTCTTGCACCCCGTGGCGGATAGCCGGATCGATTTCTACACCACCGAATGGAAGCCGCTCAAGGCCGACCGCTTTTGGCAGCAACCTCGGATAGAGGATTTTTTCCTTCCCCATACGGACAGGCAGTCGTATGCCTATCAGGCCATATATGCAAGTCTGACACCGTCCTATATGCAGGTGTCGCTCTCGGAAGAGTCGGATACACTCTCCATCCGCCAGACCGTGACAGAGACCTTGGCGGAGGAGGAGAAACCGCTTGCGGCAATTTTTCTTTCACCCGAACCGTTGGTCTATCGTTGGCAGTCCGGACGATTCGTTCGGCAGGTTCGATAAAGCAATACATATTATTAAGGTAATAGCAAGGAAACGATGGAAGTATCGAAGAAGAGGCTCGTCCTGATGGGGGTTGCCGTACTCGTTCTTATTGTATTCATGGGGGGGGTCTTCAATTGGCGTGTGGTTCGCGAACGTGCTGCTCTGGAACAGGATCGCGAAAACTTTGCCAAGCTCGAAAAGGAGGCCATGCAGGATGAACTGGATCGTATATCCGAGGACTATACGCAGCAGTACAACAAGCTCTCCGGCTCTACGGGAGAAATGAATATCCAATTGGCCAACGATTCCCTTCTGGCACAGCTCTCCGCCGAGCGTGCCCGCGTCAATCGTTTGCAGGACGAATTGAAAACAGTCAAGACGACCAATGCACGCAGGATAAACGAGCTGAGAGGAGAGGTCAAGACCCTTCGTGCCATACTGAAGTCGTATGTCGTGCAGATCGACTCCCTCAATGCAGCCAATGCCCGTCTCCGAACGGAGAATCAGGAGGTGAAGCGCAACCTCTCCGAGGCCGTGGGCGAAGCCAGTCGTCTGAAAGTGGAGAAAGCCGAACTGACCGGAAAGGTGGAGCTGGCATCGAAACTGGAGGCTACCGGCATATCGGTGGCTTTGCTCAACAAGAAAGGCCGTTCGACCCAAAAGGTGACGAAGATCAAGAACATTCAGATGAGCTTTGTCATTCCCAAGAACATTACGGCTCCCGTGGGAGAGAAAGCTATTTACGCCCGTATCCTCACTCCGAGCGACGATGTGCTCCAAAAATCCTCTGCCGACGTTTTCGCCTTCGAAGGCAAGCAGATCGGCTACTCCTGTCGCAAGCAAATAGAATATACCGGAGAGCAGACCGATGTGATCCTCTACTGGAATGTGGGAGAAACCCTGATGCCCGGAGCTTATCGGGTCGATTTCTTTGCCGATGGGCATCTGATCGGACGCAAAGGCTTCAGCTTGGGCGAATAAGTTTTTTGATTGCGAACGTATTCCCTTTGCCCGAAAATAGTAATTTAGTGCCTTGTTTGGGTGGGACTTGTTCTCATTCGCCAACCGGAAATAATTAGGAAACAGGAATAATATAATGGTGGAAATATCCGCCTTCGGTCAATTGACCGACCCGGCACTTTCACCATAGCATAATACAAGAAAATGACTGATCGAGAAGACAGAATTATTAACATCAGCATCGAGGAGGAAATGAAGACCGCCTACATCGACTATTCGATGTCGGTGATCGTCTCCAGAGCTTTGCCTGATGTCCGCGACGGATTCAAGCCGGTTCATCGCCGTGTGCTGTATGCCATGAACGAAACCGGCAATGTGTACACCAATCCCACTCGCAAATGCGCCAATGCTGTCGGCGAAGTGCTGGGACACTATCACCCGCATGGCGACTCTTCCGTTTATATGGCCTTGGTGCGTATGGCACAGCCGTGGAGCCTGCGCTATCCGTTGGTGGACGGTCAGGGCAACTTCGGTTCGGTGGATGGCGATTCGCCTGCTGCCATGCGTTATACCGAGTCGCGCCTCAGCCGGATTGCCGGTGAGATGCTTCAGGACATAGATAAGGAAACGGTAGACTTCCAAAACAATTTCGATGATACACGTCAGGAGCCCACGGTTCTGCCGACACGCATTCCGAACCTCCTCATAAACGGGGCTTCCGGTATTGCTGTCGGTATGGCTACCAATATGCCTCCCCACAATTTGTCCGAAGCTATTGACGGATGTGTGGCGTACATCGAAGCAGATGGCGACATAGACGTGGAGGGTTTGATGCAGTATGTCAAGGCTCCGGATTTCCCCACAGGAGGATTCATATACGGCTATTCCGGAGTGAAGGAAGCCTTCGAGACGGGACGAGGCCGTGTCGTTATCAGAAGTCGTGCCGAGATCGAGCAGCACAATAACCACGAGCGGATCATCATCACGGAGATTCCCTATCTGGTCAATAAGGCTGAGCTTGTCTCCAACATTGCACAGCTGATCAACGAGAAGCGTCTGGATGGTATTTCCAATATATCGGACGAATCGAACCGTAAGGGCATGCGGATCGTCGTAGAGATCAAGCGCGATGCCAATGCTTCGGTCGTGCTCAACAAGCTCTACAAGATGACAGCCTTGCAAAGCTCTTTCAGCGTAAACAATATCGCCTTGGTCAAGGGACGTCCCCGCCTGCTCAATCTGAAAGATCTCATTGGGGAATTTGTGGATCATCGTCAGGAGGTAGTGACACGCCGTTGTCGTTTCGAATTGCGTAAGGCACGGGAGCGTGCTCATATCCTCGAAGGCTTGCTTATAGCCGTAGACAACATTGACGAAGTAATCTCTATCATCCGTTCCTCCAAAGATGCCGCAGAGGCTATGAGCCGCTTGATAGAGCGTTTCGATCTCTCGGATATCCAGGCACGTTCCATTGTAGATATGCGTCTGCGTGCCCTGACGGGATTGGAGCGCGACAAGCTGCGTGCAGAGTTCGAAGAGATCATGGCCTCCATCAATCATTTGGAAGCTCTTTTGGCCGATAGAGCATTACTGATGGAACTGGTCAAAAGCGAACTGCTGGAGATAAAAGAGAAATATGGCGATACTCGTAAAAGCGAGATCATATATGCTTCGGAAGAATTCAACCCCGAAGACTTCTATGCCGACGATGATATGATCATCACCCTTTCGCACATGGGCTACATCAAGCGTACCCCTCTGAGCGAATTCAGAACGCAGGCTCGTGGCGGAGTCGGAGCCAAGGGTTCGGATACTCGCGAAGAAGATTTCGTGGAGTATATCTACTCGGCCTCCATGCACGCCACCATTATGCTGTTCACGGCCAAGGGGCGTTGCTATTGGCTGAAGGTGTATGAAATCCCCGAAGGTGCCAAGAATGCCAAAGGACGAGCTATTCAGAATCTCCTTAATATCGATCCCGACGATAAGGTCAATGCCTTTATCCGTATCAAGAACCTGACGACGGACAAGGAGTTTGTCAATAGTCACTATCTCCTCTTCTGTACCAAGAGAGGAATCATTAAGAAGACATTGCTCGAAGCTTTCTCCCGTCCGCGCGCCAATGGTGTGATCGCTATCGACCTGCGAGACAACGATGGCTTGGTAAGTGTCCGATTGACCAATGGTAAATGCGACATGGTTATTGCCAATCGCGGTGGACGTGCCATTCGTTTCCATGAATCCGTGGTTCGTCCTTCGGGTCGTACAGCCATGGGAGTAAAGGGAATGACGCTCGACGATGATGGTGAGGACGAAGTAGTAGGAATGATCTCTATCAAGCATCCGGAAGAAGAGACCATTCTGGTAGTAAGCGAAAAGGGATACGGCAAGCGTTCTAATATAGACGACTATCGTATTACCAATCGCGGTGGTAAAGGGGTGAAGACACTGAATATCACCGAAAAGACCGGAAAGCTGGTCGATATTCGAGCCGTTACCGATGCCAACGACCTTATGATCATCAATAAGAGCGGTGTCGCCATCCGGGTAAAAGTGGCTGATCTGAGCATTATCGGTCGAGCTACACAAGGTGTTAAGCTCATTGATTTGTCCAAGCGTGGTGACGAGATCGCTTCCGTTTGTAGTGTAGTCTCCGAGGAAGAAGAAAACAAGGCAGAAAAGCATGCCGATCATACTCACGAAGTTTTGCCACAAGACGACTCTTCCTCATCTGTAGAAAATGGTGATGTCAGTGATATGACTGATGCTATCGAACCAGAATAATTTTAGACGTTTAACTATTAATGCAAAATCAGTATGAACAAGAAAAGTTTATTGGCAG
This genomic stretch from Porphyromonas gingivalis ATCC 33277 harbors:
- the gyrA gene encoding DNA gyrase subunit A, which encodes MTDREDRIINISIEEEMKTAYIDYSMSVIVSRALPDVRDGFKPVHRRVLYAMNETGNVYTNPTRKCANAVGEVLGHYHPHGDSSVYMALVRMAQPWSLRYPLVDGQGNFGSVDGDSPAAMRYTESRLSRIAGEMLQDIDKETVDFQNNFDDTRQEPTVLPTRIPNLLINGASGIAVGMATNMPPHNLSEAIDGCVAYIEADGDIDVEGLMQYVKAPDFPTGGFIYGYSGVKEAFETGRGRVVIRSRAEIEQHNNHERIIITEIPYLVNKAELVSNIAQLINEKRLDGISNISDESNRKGMRIVVEIKRDANASVVLNKLYKMTALQSSFSVNNIALVKGRPRLLNLKDLIGEFVDHRQEVVTRRCRFELRKARERAHILEGLLIAVDNIDEVISIIRSSKDAAEAMSRLIERFDLSDIQARSIVDMRLRALTGLERDKLRAEFEEIMASINHLEALLADRALLMELVKSELLEIKEKYGDTRKSEIIYASEEFNPEDFYADDDMIITLSHMGYIKRTPLSEFRTQARGGVGAKGSDTREEDFVEYIYSASMHATIMLFTAKGRCYWLKVYEIPEGAKNAKGRAIQNLLNIDPDDKVNAFIRIKNLTTDKEFVNSHYLLFCTKRGIIKKTLLEAFSRPRANGVIAIDLRDNDGLVSVRLTNGKCDMVIANRGGRAIRFHESVVRPSGRTAMGVKGMTLDDDGEDEVVGMISIKHPEEETILVVSEKGYGKRSNIDDYRITNRGGKGVKTLNITEKTGKLVDIRAVTDANDLMIINKSGVAIRVKVADLSIIGRATQGVKLIDLSKRGDEIASVCSVVSEEEENKAEKHADHTHEVLPQDDSSSSVENGDVSDMTDAIEPE
- a CDS encoding DUF3256 family protein, producing MKKEFIGRTAKSLSLALAIFSGCIFGSVLPAWSQEIVAGELERCFLAMPESVLPIVTMEERNDLCRRAGHLSGFTHTASLESSLGGTVTFLLNRNFIRIQTSTVGEVFMRILPFSDSSSVICVVTTVLHPVADSRIDFYTTEWKPLKADRFWQQPRIEDFFLPHTDRQSYAYQAIYASLTPSYMQVSLSEESDTLSIRQTVTETLAEEEKPLAAIFLSPEPLVYRWQSGRFVRQVR